From the Helianthus annuus cultivar XRQ/B chromosome 17, HanXRQr2.0-SUNRISE, whole genome shotgun sequence genome, the window TTTTTCATGTCAATTTAAGGTAttaaactttctttcatgagTATAAAAAagatagagtaaattacaaaaatcgtcctttatgtatgtcctttattgcaaactgtgtcctttatctttaataattacagaaaacgtactcgatgtttgcaaaccctcgcaagttatgtcctttagccctaactcagttaattttttgtggttaaatctgaccaaatggaccccacatgagggtttttggtcattttaccctcgtgtggggtccatttggtcagaatTTAACCACAAAATACCCCCATGTGGGGTCCATTTagtcagatttaaccataaaaattaactgagttagggctaaaggacataacttgcaagggtttgcaaacatcgagtacgttttctgtaattattgaagacaaaggacacagtttgcaataagtaacatacataaaggacgatttttgtaatttactcaaaagaTATTTATAGGGGTGACATGTGGCATGCCGTGTGTACCACCACGTGTCATTCCACATGTACAGAACTGAAATGGGTGACATGTCATTCCAAAGTACCATAAGAGCATCATCAGGGGTGACCTGACCAGTGTTGTTAATAGCAAGCATAGCAGCGCTCACTATAGCGTTAAGCGTGGCGATGCGATTATAAGTCACAATCTGATTTTGGCGCCTCGATAGCGTGGAAATAGCGGGATtataggtttttttttaatataaacagCGATAATATATGCCTATAAAATAGCaaaattttcgttttttttttaaatatacatacGAAAAACAGCATTAagatcatagttattaaaggcactaggcgcactcaaggcgcataggcctcgcctggggcctaggcgcaaagcgcaaaaaaagcgagggcATGAGAAAAATAAAGCACAtaatgaaaaattttgaaaaatatattatgtattagaaaaagaatactattcttcaaataaaataaacaaagtcTATTATGTAACACCTTATATCATCTAATAGGTACcaaaatattagtgtattagtgtagaaaagtagtttcccttgattaaaagtagaaatttggctagaatcttgtcggaatttagccggaatctaggaatcttgtcggaatgtgcgcctgaaccatcacctagatagttaaagcgcaatttcctcgacttaaagcgcaactgcctcgcctcgcctgaaaaatgggcctaggcgcaactCGCAAGAGGcaatggcttttaacaactatgattAAGATACTGAtaaaatacacatataaaatatttctaaaaatatcttctagtgtatcgctaaacATGAAATAGCGCCTActatttcatcgctatcgctacgtagcgtataggtagTTTGTTGTTATCTTCCGCTactcgctattaacaactatggacCTGACATGCCATGTAATGGTGAGTCGGTGACCGTTAACCTACTCAAAAGGTCAAAGGATCTTTCTTTATACACTAAAAACTTTTGTACCTTTGATTCACAAAAGAAAACTTAAAGTACCCCTTTCTTTTGTATGCCCTAGTTCTAATAAGTCGCTTAAGCGTACAAAAAGTTTAGTCCTTCACAACCACAGTAAAAGTATATGGTACAACTACTGAATCAGAAAGACATGTTACAAGCTCACttccttggttttaaaaagcgggaggcgcacaaaagcgacgaggtctaaaattgaggcgcgaagcgcaaagcgcaaaagcggtgggctattcgtacccgaggcgcaagatgtttatataattttttttatatatcccatacaaatcccataggtttttagcttcctttaaccaaaatatagctataagtaAGGCTTTTATACCATTTTAATTACATGTACAAGTCAAAAAACCCAAGGTACAACATTTTTATGCAGTAAAACGCCTAAGGTacatgaggcgcgcgcctcaggccaaaaagcccacaaaaaaacatcaaaaaatgcGCTTTTTGGTCGCTTCCTGTAATTACACAAGGCGAGAAGCAAAAAAGCCCCAAGCCACCTAGGCGCGCCTAgggcgcgctttttaaaaccaagagtCACTTCTTAATATGAAATCCCAATATCCCATCAAGAATTTACTTTAGTTCTTATATCATAGCAAGAACTTTTCTAATCACATAGATATATAAAATCAGGAAACCACTACAATAGTCCAAATCCTATACAACCAATAAATTTAATGTTGTTTTCCTACTGGGCCACCAATACCACATAATCAAAAGCTCAGCAGAGTACTAACTGTAACAGTATATAGAACAACCTATATAAAAGCTCAAGCAATAAACAGGTAAAATGAACTTACAAGACCACGGGGACGAGAGTGAGAAACTTCCTGTTGCGAGTGAGCTGTTTGCCGCTATCGATCTGCTCCCACCACGTCAACCTGTTGTAGATACCCTGATCATCAGCAAAAGGTGTGCCCTTTTTCCAGTGGAAGAACTGGTATGTCAGCTGATAACAACACAACACAAAATAAGATCCCAATCACAACCAAACAACATACAGACATCTCTAATAAACAAGCCAAAGAATTAATCAACTACAATTCCACCATAAGTTTCAACACATCAGCAGTGTTGTTCCACATTCAGCCTGAGCAATTAGGTTATAAACATCCTGATATATTAGTTCAAACCAatgttgttaaaagccatcgcctcttgcgcctaggcccattttttaggcgaggcgaggcagttgcgctttaagtcgaggaaattgcgctttaaCTCTCCAGATGGTGTTTCAGGCGCACATTCCGGCaagattcctagattccggagagTTTCCGGCTAAATTCCGACAAGATTCTAGGCAAATTTCTACCTttaatcaaggaaaactacttttctacactaagaCACTAATATTTTGGTACTAATTAGATGATATAAAGTGTTACATAATAgactttgtttattttatttaaatgatagtattctttttctaatacataatatattttttaaagagttaattacatagttagtccctgtggtttgcacaaaataacatacttaggtactaatagtttaaaatcaccttctagggtattaacttttcattttgtaacgtttggaggtattaacttctcgggtattaacatagttagtccctgtggtttgcaaaaaataacatatttaggtactaatagaatgtgattttaagcctaaaaataacgttaataccttcaaacgttacaaaatgaaaagttaataccctagaatgtgattctaaactattagtacctaagtatgttactttgtgcaaaccacagggactaactatgtaattaactcattttttaaatttgttcattatgcgctttatttttctcggtccctcgctttttttgcgctttgcgcctaggccccaaGCGAgccctatgcgccttgagtgcgcctagtgCACTTAataactatggttcaaacctcaAGTGGTAATTACAAACTATGTAGTTAATACTTAATACcacgatatatcaccgatatatcggttatcggtcccccGTCCCCTGGGGAGATATCGGTGCAAAATATCCGTCAGAATATCAGTACCGAGATTATcagcgatattgaccgatatatcaccgatttttCCAATATCAATACCTTTCTTgttagttctaccattcgtctttcttcttattgctgctattagtgtttcaAGTCCTaagtgttaaatgttagtgttttaagtcttaatcagttcctacttgctacaattgttagtgttttgcaagttgcaaaaggttaatttgttaatggtaggagagtatactgaattgttagtgttaaattgctatataatatatataaatttagcttGATATTAATTGATAAACTAGGAACAAGCTCaatacgattacaaactaatAGCAGGTAGGCGAGCAACAAGCTGCACCGCTACccccttctgaatagcaaaccctaccctgctaaaaCTACCAATATCCAACtgcgataaccgatatctcaaatatcagtccttgaccgatatccaaTATTTTACCGCTTAGATTACAAATGATCTAAATCACCAACACAAGATCTAAAAACCACAATAATAACCTAATCGATACTATTACAGTCATAACCTAAATTCTACAATACACATCCAcatcaatcaacaacaaattcaaaacaaaaacaaaaacagaaacaGAAACAGATCAAACAAACCCTAATTCAACAAAATCATCCCCGAAACCTTCAATAATATTAACAATCACATGAAAACAAACAGAAACGTAACAAACTGAGTCTAACAATACCAGAGCGTGAGAGAGATTGACGATGGTCCAAGCCATGCCAGGAGAACAGCCGAAAACGGAGAGAACAACGAGCCAagagaagaagaggatgagtatGTAGGTGGTCCAGACGCCGGGGTAGGTGAACCACTCGGTGTTTTTGTTCAGATCCGTTGGTGACTCGGCTTGCACATACAAATTGGCCATGTGTACGTGTATGTGCAGTGAGAATGGATGAATGATCTGTGAAGTTGGGGACGATGGTCTGGTTTTTGTGTGTATCGGGCGTGATGGATTTGATTATTGCTCGTTGACGATCAAGGGTGGATGGAGTTGCGTAAAATATCTATAACTAGCttattttttctgtttttattttttttatttttattattattgcaTTTTAATTTAGTTTCAGCAAAAGAAAtgatatttaccaaatatattgATTTATTTTTGTTATAGCTTCCAACTAATCCTCTTTAGCATGATAATGGGTCGGCTTGAGATGGATTCAAATTTGTATCCGAGTCGATACACGTCAGGTATCTAGTTACTTATAATCACGGTAGAGTCCTTGGGTTCCCTTACGAGCATTGAGGTTTGGTTATGGAGCGTGTTGGGTTCACGTTGTTACCTGATTCACTTCAAATTAACTTTTAGATGACATGAGATATTAAATATTTAAGTATAATTCTAACAATTTAAAGgttttaataataatatcatatttCTAACGACTTTAAACAGtatttattataatttttaaGGTTAAGGACTAAATTAATATATTCGATTTTGATACGATAAAACATGTATAATACCAGTTTCGACTAACAACTTTAAACGATGGTGAGAGGTGACGGGATAGTGAGGAACTGAGGATATAGGTGGTGTTTGGTCAGGCTAGGGTGGCAAATCAATGGTGGTTGAAGGTTTGTGCGACGGAGGTGCAGGATGTTGTGGGTTGGTCATGGATGGATGGATGATGGTGGATAACTAATCAGTGGGGTTGGGCGGAGAATAGTTATGGTTTGTCGTGGTGGTGAAGGGAAAGGGTTATGCGGGGTGTAATGGAGGGTTGCAGGTAGTGGAAATGGTGGGGTTAAGGTATGCGTTGCCCAGATGGTGGGTTTGGTGATGGTGGTGTTGGTGATGGTAGATTGGTGATAGTGGTGATGGCGGTGGTGATGGTGTGGCTGTGAACGAGGGTGGGGTGAGGCCCACTTATATTTTAGTTTTAGGTTTCtatttttattcaaataaattgGTTGTAAAATGAGAAGTGAAATTATGACTTTACTCTTGGTTAAAGTGAACATAACTGAGTTTCTTAACTGGGTTAGCCCTAAAATATATAAATTGTTACATAACATACAATTTTTGGATATAAACTGAAATTAAATCTTTTAAATGGCACGTTTCATATTTTCTGATATACTTAAAGAACACAAAGTGTAATTCCCTCTAATTTTCAAGATTAAGTACTAAATTAGTATTGTCGGTTTTGATACAATTAAACAGATGCACTATCAGTTTTGAGTAATCAGATAAGTATCACCCAAATCATACAGTCTTAAGCGCACAAAGTGTTTAACTAATCACAAACCCGTTCAGCTACTCGAATATTACGCCATTTTAGGTTTCTCTTTCATCCTTGCCTCGATTCTGGGTTTTGTAATCCCTTTTATGGTATAATGAAGAGTGAGATTGAAGGTCTTATAATGTTTAAAATTGATACAATATAAAAGCATTTCACTAATTATTAGGGTTGCGGTTTTATGACGGCGGGCCTTGGAGCAACTGATAAGGTTGATGCTTAGTGGCCTATAGGTCTCAAGTTCCAGTTGTGGAAACATCCTCTTGCAAAAACTGTAGGGTAAAGTTGCATAAATCAGATCACGAAGCGATCCAGCCCCTCCTCGGAAACATCCTCTTGCAAAAACTATAGGGTAAATGaattaatttcatatatacccttGCAAACTTGAAAAATTTCATATCTACCcaacaaaaactaaaaatatcataCATGCCCTTACAAAATATCAAATATACCCAATTCAGTAAAAACAATCTAATAGATAATTATTTTACTCTTATCTTTTTAACTTTAAGTTTTCATATATGCTCGTCTTTTTTAGTTCATATTATTATACAAGATGTTTTaagcttaaatttatttttacccatttttatatttatttttattaatttcataaaccaaagtatTCTTCGTATACAATATTTAAGCTAAATAAATTAAACTAGAAATAagtaaatataatatttgaaGTTAAAGGACATATATGAGATCTCAAAGTTTtagaaaaataagggtaaaattatcattaattaaattatttttaataaactaagtatatatgatatttcaactactttgtaagggtatatatgatatttgatATTTTGCAAGTATATGAAATTGCCCCTAATTAAATACCAAAAGAAATTTAAACTTAACTTCAGGACACCATTAATAAACCTGCCAAAAATAAAGAAACAGTCCAAGAAGTCAACAAAAAGCTTCaaattagggtgtaaggggtgctcacctaataggtgagtcccctctcttacgccaaaccaatcctcgtgtgccacgtcaactcccctcttaaactcccctaacaccctaaattgatggcggcactcccctcttaggtgaattgtttttttttttttttttaaaaaaaaaaaaaagaaaagaaacttttgattggtcccctctccctctctcctccccctctcttcggCAGCTCCTCACCCATTTCACTCCCTCTCTCTAACTCACCTCATCATCGGCAGCCCCCCCCTAATCGGCACATATGGTCACCGATGGGGTCCCCGAATTACACCCCGCCCACCCTTAGTTGCATACAACTAAATCAAGGTTCTTTCTTTAACCTTTTTAACAATTAACATTTGCATACAACAAAATCAAGGTTCTTTCTTTAACCTTTTTAACAATTAacatagtaatagtaataatctTACAAGCTCACAGTAGCTTTACCAACTCTATCCAACCCTTCAACCAATCTTCTTCTTGCTGATTTTGTTCTATAACACCAAATCTCAAAAGCCTCACTTAAATCCGGATACTTCAATTGCTCCTCATTCATCCAATCCGCCAAAATATCCGCTTGATCGTTCGACGGAAGTGCCGATAGTAACGCCACAATCGCCCCTTCAATATTCTGGCATAAATCATCATCCATCTTGTAAGGATACCCCGTTTCCTCGTTCCCTATCGAATCAAGAACGGGTTTCGTTTTTCTGATGAACGGAAGCCATGTTGTCACTAACTCCACACGACGCGCGGGGGGAACGATCACGTTTCCATACCCGACCGCGTCTAATACCTTCCAAGTTAATTCTATAATCTTTAACTTCACACCCCACATGCTACTTTCCAATAATTTGTCATCCATAATCCGAATCACCCGACTGGAAAAGTCAATCCATTGGTCAACAAATTCTTTCATTAGGTCCATCTTCGAAAGAACGTTGCATATCCAACCAAGATCCGAAAGAGACTGCATTACTCTCTTCTCGGCCGACTCGTCGTCAGTCTGTAGAACTAAACACGAAAGATCTTTATCGATTGACGACCAAATGTTCTTAAGCCCTTTCTTTGACTCTGATTTGACTTCTTCGTCTGCTATGACTAACGGGATTTCTTCATCGTCATCACCTAACATGTATTCCACTTGTTCTTGAGCCGAAGTTTTCAACTCATCGCCAAAAGGCGGTGATGGGGAAACGACTGACGTGGCGAAACGGATGGCTGAGATGAATACGTTTTTCGTAGCGGAAAAGTCAACAGGTTGAACCCGAGCTAAAATTGACATCGCAACAGGACCCAATTTCGGAACTACTTGCAAGATTAAGTCTTCTTCTTTGTCTTCCCACGGGACGGCTTCCAAGTACTGAACGCAGCTTTCGGTGATTTCCCGACAGTTAAATTCGACTGCTAACTGAAGAACACCAAGAGCAGAGTGGACGGAATCCCAAGATTCCAAGAGAGAATCTTTCGAAAGATAAAGACGTTTCAATAGGTCAACATGGTGCTCATAATCGTAATGTGAGCAGTGGATATCGATAAAAGCACCGCAATCTGGGTCCACGAGTTTATCTGCAAGATACTTGCTTTTTTCTTTGAGAATCGACGAATGTGAATAAAACAGTTCGGGTTTTCCTTTGTTGTTCCTTAGACGAATAGTGACATCACTTGTGTTTATGTCATTAAGCCCAAAACACACTGATGAATTTTCCATATGCGATTAAATAAGTAAGCTTCCAAGTTCATGCTTTCTGCAACAAGTAAACAAATCCGTCTCAGTTTCAAAACGTCTGCGGTTATGCATTCGTCGTAATTTTATCGACTGATATccatatatagggtagggatagtgtacattaattcagaagtgtgagaagtgtattataacactatatataacactatataacaccatataaacaccgtataacacaatgtaacaccatataacaccatataacactatgtaacactatataacaatatataacactatacatctatcatagacatgctatcagggACAAAATACAGTGTTATAtttgttacatagtgttatatgatgttatatggtgttacatagtgttatacggtgtttatatggtgttatatagtgttatgtatagtgttataatacacttctcacacttctggattaatgtacaggatcctctacctatccATATGTACTGGACTGATCATATACAAAAAGgacttcat encodes:
- the LOC110922465 gene encoding ORM1-like protein 3 — translated: MANLYVQAESPTDLNKNTEWFTYPGVWTTYILILFFSWLVVLSVFGCSPGMAWTIVNLSHALLTYQFFHWKKGTPFADDQGIYNRLTWWEQIDSGKQLTRNRKFLTLVPVVLYLIASHTTDYQNPMLFFNTVAVFVLVVAKFPNMHKVRIFGINAEE
- the LOC110920639 gene encoding BTB/POZ domain-containing protein At3g05675, producing MENSSVCFGLNDINTSDVTIRLRNNKGKPELFYSHSSILKEKSKYLADKLVDPDCGAFIDIHCSHYDYEHHVDLLKRLYLSKDSLLESWDSVHSALGVLQLAVEFNCREITESCVQYLEAVPWEDKEEDLILQVVPKLGPVAMSILARVQPVDFSATKNVFISAIRFATSVVSPSPPFGDELKTSAQEQVEYMLGDDDEEIPLVIADEEVKSESKKGLKNIWSSIDKDLSCLVLQTDDESAEKRVMQSLSDLGWICNVLSKMDLMKEFVDQWIDFSSRVIRIMDDKLLESSMWGVKLKIIELTWKVLDAVGYGNVIVPPARRVELVTTWLPFIRKTKPVLDSIGNEETGYPYKMDDDLCQNIEGAIVALLSALPSNDQADILADWMNEEQLKYPDLSEAFEIWCYRTKSARRRLVEGLDRVGKATVSL